In one Pseudarthrobacter oxydans genomic region, the following are encoded:
- a CDS encoding DUF6314 family protein encodes MNDPSPEFRLRAYLLGANGPGRAAEAGRWAVQRDLLDRAEGTRGTFSGVAHFAPTDDDGLALREEGTMRWPSFTGPASREYLLKSTARPDALDVFFPDGRPFHTMSFTPEANLDQHWCDPDTYRVAYTYGDANSFSYTWDVKGPKKDLLLASHLVRIPGVAA; translated from the coding sequence TTGAACGATCCTTCCCCGGAGTTCCGGCTTCGCGCCTACCTCCTTGGCGCCAACGGGCCCGGCCGCGCCGCAGAGGCGGGACGGTGGGCCGTCCAGCGGGACCTGCTGGACCGCGCGGAGGGCACCCGCGGCACCTTTTCCGGCGTCGCGCATTTTGCTCCCACGGACGACGACGGCCTGGCCCTTCGCGAGGAAGGCACCATGCGCTGGCCGTCCTTTACAGGCCCCGCTTCCCGCGAATACCTGCTGAAAAGCACAGCCCGCCCGGACGCACTGGACGTTTTCTTCCCGGACGGCCGACCCTTCCACACCATGAGCTTCACTCCGGAGGCGAACCTGGACCAGCACTGGTGCGATCCCGACACCTACCGCGTCGCCTACACCTATGGGGACGCCAACAGCTTCAGCTACACGTGGGACGTGAAGGGCCCAAAGAAGGACCTGCTGCTGGCCTCGCATCTGGTCCGGATCCCGGGCGTTGCCGCATGA
- a CDS encoding ABC transporter ATP-binding protein: MSMDRVAWSSLYNIARATNGSKPFSKELLKRVFGFARPHRGKLTAFVLLSIVMAVLAVATPVLAGQVVDAIIAKADAGTVIWLAVLIAVAAVAEAGLGLVTRWLSSSIGEGVILDLRTKVFDHVQKMPIAFFTRTRTGALVSRLNNDVIGAQSAFAGTLSGVVSNVVALALTLVVMLNKSWLVTVLAMILLPIFLIPARRMGSRLAELRREAAEHNATMGTQMTERFSAPGATLVKLFGRPDEESREFALRAGRVRDIGVRTAMLQFTFVTALTLVSALALALVYGLGGWLALGGQLAAGDVVVLALLLTRLYAPLTALSNARVEIMSALVSFERVFEILDLKPLIREKPDAVESPRGPLSVEFDNVRFSYPSADKVSLASLEDVSILDTRGGEEVLHGISFRVEPGQTVALVGSSGAGKSTIAQLLARLYDVDSGAVRFGGVERGAGVDVRDLTFDSMRQTLGMVTQDGHLFHESIASNLRLARPDATEADMWEAIRQARLETMIRSLPDGLDTVVGERGYRLSGGERQRLTIARLLIAQPRVVILDEATAALDSTNEAAVQAALGAALEGRTAVVIAHRLSTVRAADAILVVEDGRIVERGTHTELLAAEGRYAELYRTQFNEATAVAQEAVPEF; the protein is encoded by the coding sequence ATGAGTATGGACCGGGTGGCCTGGAGCTCCCTCTACAACATCGCCCGCGCTACGAACGGCTCCAAGCCGTTCTCCAAGGAGCTCCTCAAGCGCGTGTTCGGCTTCGCCCGGCCGCATCGCGGAAAGCTCACCGCCTTCGTGCTGCTGTCCATCGTGATGGCGGTCCTTGCGGTGGCCACACCCGTGCTCGCAGGCCAGGTGGTCGACGCGATCATCGCGAAGGCGGACGCCGGAACGGTGATATGGCTGGCGGTGCTGATCGCGGTCGCAGCCGTGGCAGAAGCCGGGCTTGGACTGGTGACGCGCTGGCTGTCCTCTTCGATCGGTGAGGGCGTGATCCTGGACCTGCGCACCAAGGTTTTCGACCACGTGCAGAAGATGCCGATAGCGTTCTTCACGCGCACCCGCACCGGCGCGCTGGTCAGTCGGCTCAACAACGATGTGATCGGCGCGCAGTCGGCTTTCGCCGGCACGCTCTCCGGCGTGGTCAGCAACGTGGTGGCGCTGGCCTTGACGCTGGTGGTGATGCTGAACAAGTCCTGGCTGGTGACTGTGCTGGCCATGATCCTGCTTCCGATCTTCCTGATCCCGGCCCGCCGGATGGGTTCCCGGCTGGCGGAGCTGCGCCGCGAGGCCGCCGAACACAACGCCACCATGGGCACGCAGATGACGGAGCGTTTCTCCGCCCCCGGCGCCACGCTGGTAAAGCTCTTCGGCCGCCCGGACGAAGAATCCCGTGAATTCGCCCTCCGGGCCGGCCGGGTGCGGGACATCGGCGTCCGCACGGCAATGCTCCAGTTCACCTTTGTCACGGCACTGACCCTGGTCTCCGCACTGGCTCTCGCCCTGGTCTACGGCCTGGGCGGATGGCTGGCGCTCGGAGGCCAACTCGCCGCAGGCGACGTTGTTGTGCTGGCTTTGCTGCTTACCCGGCTCTACGCCCCGCTGACCGCACTCTCCAATGCCCGGGTCGAGATCATGAGCGCCCTGGTCAGCTTTGAGCGCGTGTTCGAGATCCTGGACCTCAAGCCGCTCATCCGGGAAAAGCCGGATGCGGTGGAATCGCCGCGCGGCCCGCTCTCGGTGGAGTTCGACAACGTCCGCTTCTCCTACCCCTCTGCGGACAAGGTCTCCCTGGCTTCACTCGAAGACGTCTCCATCCTTGACACCCGCGGCGGGGAGGAAGTCCTGCACGGTATCAGTTTCCGGGTGGAGCCCGGGCAGACCGTGGCGCTGGTGGGCTCCTCCGGCGCCGGCAAGTCGACCATCGCGCAGCTGCTGGCCCGGCTCTACGATGTGGATTCCGGCGCCGTCCGCTTCGGCGGCGTGGAGCGGGGCGCCGGGGTGGATGTCCGCGACCTGACCTTCGACTCCATGCGGCAGACCTTGGGCATGGTCACGCAGGACGGCCACCTCTTCCACGAATCCATCGCCTCCAACCTTCGGCTTGCCAGGCCGGATGCCACGGAAGCGGACATGTGGGAGGCCATCCGGCAGGCCAGGCTGGAAACCATGATCCGTTCCCTGCCGGACGGGCTGGACACCGTGGTGGGGGAGCGCGGCTACCGGCTTTCGGGCGGTGAACGGCAGCGCCTCACCATTGCGCGGCTGCTTATCGCCCAGCCGCGGGTGGTCATCCTCGATGAAGCAACGGCTGCCCTTGACTCCACCAACGAAGCGGCCGTACAGGCGGCACTGGGGGCCGCGCTCGAGGGGCGCACCGCCGTCGTGATTGCGCACCGACTGTCCACGGTCCGGGCCGCGGACGCCATCCTGGTAGTGGAGGACGGCCGGATCGTGGAACGCGGGACCCACACCGAACTGCTTGCTGCCGAAGGGCGGTACGCCGAGCTTTACCGGACGCAGTTCAACGAGGCCACGGCAGTAGCCCAGGAAGCAGTTCCGGAGTTCTAG
- a CDS encoding glycoside hydrolase family 38 C-terminal domain-containing protein, protein MHDDRRITEVRLQRFVRERISPAVYGRSLPLTLSSWDAPDEPVPALEAMRQDFQPQEHGAPWGKPWGTKWLRLQGEVPESWGTGPDTTVEVLVDLGFTTEIPGFQCEGLAWRPDGTTIKAVSPRNQYIPLKLLGGGMAVDFYVEAAANPDVAQGWTFAPMPYGDKSTAGTAPQYRLGNIAIAELNQAVWELQQDIRTLSGLMAELPLELPRRHEILRALERMMDVMDPDDVPGTAAAGREALAEVLARPAYASAHQLVATGHAHIDSAWLWPVRETVRKCARTFSNVVSLMDENPDFVFSCSSAQQLAWIKELYPELFSRIREKVRSGQFVPVGGMWVESDTNMPGGEAMARQFVEGKGFFMAEFGVECHEAWLPDSFGYSAALPQIVKSAGSRWFLTQKISWNQTNKFPHHTFNWEGIDGTRLFTHFPPVDTYNSELTGRELAHAERNYRDHGRGTVSLVPFGYGDGGGGPTREMLAAASRAANLEGSPKVRIGSAESFFTQAEEDYPVLPVWVGEMYLELHRGTYTSQARTKKGNRRSEHLLREAELWCTTAAVRASGGYAYPAAELKRLWQLVLLQQFHDILPGSAIAWVHQDAERNYQAIGEALEAIISQAAAATLGKGERTFLLNAAPHARAGVPALAAGEPAAPAGEVHAKAHDGGYILDNGVIRAVLDGSGLLTSLVDHATGREAIAPGQRGNLLELHRDTPNEWDAWDIDGFYRRNVTPLTQAASVRLSREGAEAVVTVERLAGASPVTQHISLAAGSPSLSITTSVDWQEREKLLKLGFALDVRAERSAAETQFGHVFRPTHTNTSWETAKFEICAHRWIHVAEPGYGVAISNSSTYGHDVTRSIRESDGGTTTTVRLSLLRAPKFPDPDADRGLHELTVTIRPGAGIADAVEEGYRTNLVPRLVHGASPVEPLFSVTNPALVIEAVKLAEDGSGDVVVRLYESLGERSAGKLTANFPVRRVTAVDLLERPVPAPGVETCRDGADLVLRPFQLVTLRLARETRPAPK, encoded by the coding sequence TTGCATGACGACCGCCGGATAACGGAAGTCCGCCTCCAAAGGTTCGTGCGTGAACGGATTAGCCCGGCGGTCTACGGCCGGAGCCTTCCCCTTACCCTGAGCAGCTGGGATGCGCCCGATGAGCCAGTCCCCGCGCTGGAGGCAATGCGGCAGGACTTCCAGCCCCAGGAACACGGGGCTCCCTGGGGGAAGCCTTGGGGGACCAAATGGCTCCGGCTCCAGGGCGAAGTCCCCGAATCGTGGGGCACCGGGCCGGACACCACTGTTGAAGTGCTCGTGGACCTCGGTTTCACCACCGAAATTCCCGGCTTCCAGTGCGAAGGCCTGGCCTGGCGTCCGGACGGCACCACCATCAAGGCTGTCTCGCCCAGGAACCAGTACATACCGCTGAAGCTGCTGGGTGGCGGCATGGCGGTGGACTTCTACGTGGAAGCCGCCGCGAACCCGGACGTCGCGCAGGGCTGGACCTTCGCCCCCATGCCGTACGGTGACAAGTCCACGGCCGGGACGGCGCCGCAGTACCGGCTGGGGAACATCGCCATTGCGGAACTGAACCAGGCGGTCTGGGAACTCCAGCAGGATATCCGGACCCTTTCCGGCCTGATGGCGGAACTGCCCCTGGAACTGCCGCGGCGGCATGAGATCCTCCGCGCCCTTGAACGCATGATGGACGTCATGGACCCGGACGATGTTCCTGGCACCGCCGCAGCGGGACGTGAAGCACTTGCCGAAGTACTGGCCCGGCCGGCCTATGCCTCAGCCCACCAGCTGGTGGCCACCGGCCACGCGCACATCGACTCCGCCTGGCTCTGGCCGGTGCGCGAGACGGTCCGCAAGTGTGCACGGACCTTCTCCAACGTGGTGTCCCTGATGGATGAAAATCCGGACTTTGTGTTCTCCTGCTCCTCGGCGCAGCAGCTGGCCTGGATCAAGGAGCTCTACCCTGAACTGTTCAGCCGTATCCGCGAGAAGGTCCGCTCTGGCCAGTTTGTCCCCGTGGGCGGAATGTGGGTCGAGTCGGACACCAATATGCCCGGCGGTGAGGCCATGGCACGCCAGTTCGTGGAGGGCAAGGGCTTCTTCATGGCGGAATTCGGCGTTGAGTGCCACGAAGCCTGGCTGCCTGATTCATTTGGCTATTCTGCTGCGCTGCCGCAGATCGTCAAGTCTGCCGGCAGCCGCTGGTTCCTGACCCAGAAGATCTCCTGGAACCAAACCAACAAGTTTCCCCACCACACCTTCAACTGGGAGGGCATTGACGGCACCAGGCTCTTCACCCACTTCCCGCCGGTAGACACCTACAACTCGGAGCTGACCGGCCGCGAACTGGCACACGCGGAACGCAACTACCGGGACCATGGGCGCGGCACCGTGTCCCTGGTGCCGTTCGGCTACGGCGACGGCGGTGGCGGACCAACGCGGGAAATGCTGGCGGCAGCGTCGCGCGCCGCCAACCTGGAAGGCTCGCCCAAGGTCCGGATCGGCTCGGCCGAGAGCTTTTTCACGCAGGCGGAGGAAGACTACCCCGTCCTGCCTGTCTGGGTTGGCGAGATGTACCTCGAACTGCACCGCGGAACCTACACCAGCCAGGCCAGGACAAAGAAGGGCAACAGGCGCAGTGAGCACCTGCTGCGGGAGGCCGAACTGTGGTGCACCACGGCCGCGGTCCGTGCCAGCGGCGGATACGCCTACCCGGCCGCTGAGCTCAAGCGGCTGTGGCAGCTGGTGCTGCTGCAGCAGTTCCATGACATCCTTCCGGGCAGCGCCATTGCCTGGGTGCACCAGGATGCCGAGCGCAACTACCAGGCAATCGGTGAAGCCCTTGAAGCAATCATCAGCCAAGCTGCCGCCGCCACGCTGGGCAAGGGCGAGCGGACCTTCCTGCTGAACGCAGCGCCGCATGCCAGGGCCGGCGTTCCCGCCCTGGCTGCGGGCGAACCTGCCGCGCCGGCCGGAGAGGTCCATGCCAAGGCCCATGACGGCGGCTACATCCTGGACAACGGCGTCATCCGCGCGGTGCTGGACGGTAGCGGGCTTCTCACGTCATTGGTGGATCATGCCACCGGCCGCGAAGCCATTGCGCCGGGCCAGCGCGGCAACCTCCTCGAACTGCACCGGGACACGCCCAACGAATGGGACGCCTGGGACATCGACGGGTTCTACCGGCGCAACGTCACGCCGCTGACCCAGGCGGCATCCGTGCGGTTGAGCCGGGAAGGGGCAGAGGCTGTCGTCACGGTGGAGCGGCTTGCCGGCGCGTCCCCCGTTACGCAGCACATCAGCCTTGCGGCCGGCAGCCCGTCCCTTTCCATCACCACATCCGTGGACTGGCAGGAACGCGAAAAGCTGCTCAAGCTCGGGTTCGCCCTGGATGTCCGGGCGGAGAGGTCTGCGGCGGAGACGCAGTTCGGCCACGTCTTCCGGCCCACGCACACCAATACGTCCTGGGAAACGGCAAAGTTCGAAATCTGCGCACACCGGTGGATCCACGTGGCCGAGCCGGGGTATGGCGTGGCCATTTCCAACTCCTCCACCTACGGGCACGATGTCACGCGGAGCATCAGGGAGTCCGACGGCGGCACCACCACTACCGTGCGGCTCTCACTGCTGCGCGCCCCGAAGTTCCCGGATCCCGACGCCGACCGCGGGCTTCATGAACTCACCGTCACCATCCGTCCGGGAGCCGGTATTGCCGATGCCGTGGAGGAAGGCTACCGAACCAACCTCGTGCCCCGGCTGGTCCACGGCGCTTCGCCGGTGGAACCGCTCTTCTCCGTGACGAATCCTGCGCTCGTCATTGAAGCGGTCAAGCTGGCCGAGGACGGGTCCGGCGATGTGGTTGTCCGCCTGTACGAGTCACTGGGCGAGCGCTCTGCGGGGAAGCTCACGGCGAACTTTCCGGTGCGGCGCGTCACTGCCGTCGACTTGCTGGAGCGCCCGGTCCCCGCACCCGGAGTGGAAACGTGCCGGGACGGAGCGGATCTGGTTTTGCGACCGTTCCAGCTGGTGACCCTCAGGCTTGCCAGGGAGACTCGCCCGGCCCCTAAATGA
- a CDS encoding NUDIX domain-containing protein — translation MKDRIVVSAVCVFDDAGRLLTVRKRGTAMFMHPGGKPEAGETAVQAAARELAEEVGIVLDPRDLQLMGVWIADAANEVATDIEATVFTAPGTWAARPSAEIEEIRWLDLAAVGSGTEPVEDLAPLLTDHILPELAARPGSAPLGA, via the coding sequence ATGAAGGACCGCATTGTGGTCTCCGCCGTCTGCGTGTTCGACGACGCCGGCCGGCTCCTCACGGTGAGGAAGCGCGGCACGGCAATGTTCATGCACCCGGGCGGGAAGCCGGAGGCCGGCGAAACAGCTGTCCAGGCGGCAGCCCGGGAGCTGGCTGAAGAAGTTGGCATCGTCCTCGACCCACGTGATCTGCAGCTGATGGGCGTCTGGATTGCCGATGCCGCGAACGAGGTCGCCACTGATATTGAAGCCACCGTCTTCACTGCGCCGGGCACATGGGCGGCCCGCCCCTCGGCGGAGATCGAAGAAATCCGCTGGCTGGACCTGGCTGCCGTGGGCAGCGGCACGGAACCCGTCGAAGACCTGGCACCGCTGCTGACGGACCACATCCTGCCCGAGCTCGCCGCCAGGCCGGGCAGCGCTCCCTTGGGAGCCTAG
- a CDS encoding inositol monophosphatase family protein, whose protein sequence is MTIGRHSAVELDPSLDDYQLAAALVREAGQLALLMRMAGLQSQQKTSISDVVTAADHAAEAYVLEQLQRCRPQDGILGEEGASVQGSSGRTWVIDPVDGTYNFLHGSTYWCSAIALKDQSDVVLGAIFQPEEDKLWLGGRSHPATLNGEQLTVFHDNRGERNATAVAELGAATYIHPSWLMDPLCAMPWHAAATSAAALRMLGSGSCDLGRVADGQIGCWFQHSCPEWDWLPGKAIVRAAGGAVDTVRVNGLEWFMAGGATAVRELRAALASGSVA, encoded by the coding sequence ATGACCATTGGCCGGCACAGCGCTGTTGAACTTGACCCTTCACTTGACGACTATCAGCTTGCGGCCGCCTTGGTGCGCGAGGCCGGCCAATTGGCGCTCCTGATGCGGATGGCAGGCCTGCAGTCGCAGCAGAAAACTTCCATCTCGGATGTCGTGACAGCGGCCGACCATGCAGCGGAAGCCTATGTCCTGGAGCAGCTGCAGCGCTGCCGGCCCCAGGACGGCATCCTGGGTGAGGAAGGCGCGTCCGTGCAGGGCAGCAGCGGCCGCACCTGGGTGATTGATCCCGTGGACGGCACCTACAACTTCCTGCACGGCTCCACATACTGGTGCTCGGCCATCGCCCTGAAAGACCAGTCCGACGTGGTGCTGGGCGCCATCTTCCAGCCGGAGGAGGACAAGCTCTGGCTGGGTGGACGGTCGCACCCCGCCACCCTGAACGGCGAACAGCTGACGGTTTTCCACGACAACAGGGGAGAGCGGAACGCGACCGCCGTTGCCGAGCTGGGGGCAGCCACCTATATCCACCCCAGCTGGCTGATGGACCCTCTCTGCGCCATGCCCTGGCATGCGGCGGCAACATCGGCCGCTGCCCTGCGGATGCTCGGCTCCGGCTCCTGCGACCTTGGCAGGGTAGCGGATGGGCAGATCGGCTGCTGGTTCCAGCACAGCTGCCCGGAATGGGACTGGCTGCCCGGCAAGGCGATCGTGCGGGCCGCCGGAGGTGCTGTGGACACCGTGCGCGTGAACGGGCTGGAATGGTTCATGGCAGGAGGCGCGACGGCGGTACGCGAGTTGCGTGCGGCCCTCGCGTCAGGTTCGGTGGCCTAG
- a CDS encoding ABC-F family ATP-binding cassette domain-containing protein, whose protein sequence is MTATLVAKDVSGGHDHRQLFSGLSLTVAPGDVVGVVGANGAGKSTLLRLLAGVDEPQDGSVSLAPADAFVGWLPQEHERVPGETVAGYIARRTGCAQATADMEATAEALGAGAPGADDAYALAFDRWMASGAADLDDRLPAVLADLGLETGPDAAMTALSGGQAARVALAALLLSRFDVVLLDEPTNDLDLEGLDKLEDFVKGLRGGAVLVSHDREFLARCVTTVVELDLAQNAVAVYDGGYDAFLEERAVARRHAREKYEEFAATKADLVSRARTQREWSSQGVRNAMKKSPDNDKIRRAASTESSEKQAQKVRQMESRIARLDVVEEPRKEWQLQFSIGKAPRSSSVVATLRDAVVRQGGFTLGPVNLQLNAGERIGITGPNGAGKSTLLRLLLGGIEPDSGSAAMGASVAIGEIDQARGLLAGNLTLADAVEAVLVDLTAAEVRTLLAKFGLRADHTSRTVDSLSPGERTRAALALLQARGVNLLVLDEPTNHLDLPAIEQLEEALESYDGALLLVTHDRRLLENVRLDVRWNVDNGVITEMPGASAPKGTRK, encoded by the coding sequence ATGACTGCAACCCTTGTAGCCAAGGACGTTTCCGGCGGTCATGACCACCGGCAGCTTTTCTCCGGGCTTTCCCTGACCGTCGCGCCCGGGGACGTAGTGGGCGTGGTGGGTGCCAACGGAGCCGGGAAGTCGACGCTGCTCCGGCTTCTGGCGGGCGTGGACGAGCCGCAGGACGGCTCGGTCAGTCTTGCCCCTGCCGACGCTTTCGTGGGGTGGCTTCCCCAGGAGCATGAACGGGTGCCGGGTGAAACCGTTGCGGGGTACATTGCGCGGCGCACGGGTTGTGCACAGGCCACGGCCGACATGGAAGCCACGGCGGAGGCGCTCGGAGCAGGTGCCCCGGGAGCCGATGATGCCTATGCACTGGCTTTCGACCGGTGGATGGCTTCGGGTGCGGCCGACCTGGACGACCGGCTTCCAGCGGTATTGGCGGACCTTGGGCTGGAGACCGGCCCGGATGCGGCCATGACGGCCCTTTCCGGCGGGCAGGCCGCGCGGGTTGCGCTGGCTGCGCTGCTCCTGAGCCGGTTTGACGTGGTGCTGCTGGATGAACCCACCAATGACCTTGACCTGGAGGGCCTCGACAAGCTCGAGGACTTCGTCAAAGGCCTGCGGGGCGGTGCTGTGCTGGTGAGCCACGACCGCGAGTTCCTGGCCCGCTGTGTCACCACGGTGGTGGAACTGGACCTGGCGCAGAATGCCGTGGCAGTCTACGACGGCGGCTATGACGCCTTCCTCGAGGAACGCGCCGTTGCCCGGCGGCACGCCCGCGAAAAGTACGAGGAGTTTGCGGCCACCAAGGCCGACCTGGTGTCCCGGGCCCGGACCCAGCGTGAATGGAGCTCCCAGGGCGTCCGGAATGCCATGAAAAAGAGCCCGGACAATGACAAGATCCGCCGCGCCGCCAGCACCGAGTCTTCAGAGAAGCAGGCCCAGAAAGTGCGGCAGATGGAGTCCCGCATTGCAAGGCTGGATGTGGTGGAAGAGCCGCGGAAAGAATGGCAGCTCCAGTTCTCCATCGGCAAGGCACCCCGCTCCAGTTCCGTGGTTGCGACGCTCCGCGATGCCGTGGTCCGGCAGGGCGGCTTCACCCTGGGACCCGTCAACCTCCAGCTCAACGCGGGGGAGCGGATTGGCATTACCGGACCCAACGGTGCCGGGAAGTCCACCCTGCTGCGGCTGCTGCTGGGCGGCATCGAGCCCGATTCCGGCAGTGCCGCCATGGGGGCCTCCGTGGCCATTGGCGAGATTGACCAGGCCCGCGGGCTGCTGGCCGGCAACCTGACCCTGGCTGACGCCGTCGAGGCAGTCCTGGTGGATCTGACCGCGGCCGAGGTCCGCACCCTGCTTGCCAAGTTCGGCCTAAGGGCGGACCACACGTCCCGGACCGTCGACTCCCTGTCGCCGGGCGAGCGGACCCGGGCCGCGCTCGCGCTGCTGCAGGCCCGCGGCGTGAACCTCCTGGTCCTGGACGAGCCCACCAACCACCTTGACCTTCCCGCCATCGAGCAGCTGGAGGAGGCCCTGGAAAGCTACGATGGTGCCCTGCTTTTGGTGACCCACGACCGGCGGCTCCTGGAAAACGTGCGGCTGGATGTACGTTGGAATGTGGATAACGGCGTCATTACGGAAATGCCGGGCGCCAGCGCCCCGAAAGGCACCAGAAAATGA
- a CDS encoding DUF998 domain-containing protein: MSSAPSAAPAFAFIPDTTSTRQYIGAWSVLSVLQYFAAEAAVIGAWAGPAAYDLRTGYISDLGALNCGIYDGRQVCSPLNWLMNASFVVQGLGMLLGAVLLTSGLLCVAARADLRAQPRRRPWMAAVWVRILTGAAGAGTVIVGLVPEDAGSSWHLVGAVVYFLTGAAALLVLGVLWLRKTAFAWFILACGAVSFAALVTGGLTRMDVPEPGTLERLMGYPVTVGMATAGLVIAHRVHRHRKEVRARAAVS, translated from the coding sequence ATGAGTTCAGCGCCGTCCGCCGCCCCAGCCTTCGCCTTCATTCCGGACACCACCTCCACACGGCAGTACATCGGCGCGTGGTCCGTCCTGAGCGTGCTGCAATATTTCGCGGCGGAGGCGGCAGTGATCGGAGCGTGGGCAGGACCCGCCGCCTACGACCTCCGGACCGGCTATATCAGCGACCTCGGGGCACTGAACTGCGGAATTTATGACGGCCGCCAGGTGTGTTCCCCGCTGAACTGGCTGATGAACGCCTCGTTCGTGGTCCAGGGCCTGGGGATGCTGCTGGGTGCTGTTTTGCTGACGTCCGGGCTGCTGTGCGTGGCGGCCCGGGCGGATCTGCGGGCGCAGCCGCGGCGGCGGCCCTGGATGGCGGCTGTCTGGGTGCGGATCCTGACCGGGGCGGCCGGGGCCGGGACTGTGATCGTGGGACTGGTGCCGGAGGATGCGGGCTCCAGCTGGCACCTCGTGGGCGCTGTGGTGTACTTCCTCACCGGGGCGGCCGCCCTGTTGGTGCTGGGCGTCCTTTGGCTGCGGAAGACCGCTTTCGCCTGGTTCATCCTGGCCTGCGGCGCTGTTTCCTTCGCTGCTTTGGTAACCGGCGGGCTGACGCGCATGGACGTGCCGGAGCCGGGCACGCTGGAGCGGCTGATGGGCTACCCGGTCACGGTGGGCATGGCCACCGCAGGCTTGGTGATTGCGCACCGCGTGCACCGGCACCGCAAGGAGGTCCGGGCCCGGGCTGCGGTCAGCTAG